One genomic segment of Spiroplasma endosymbiont of Poecilobothrus nobilitatus includes these proteins:
- a CDS encoding IS3 family transposase has protein sequence MNRKDIILSRRKIRFFMIKNNLVSKYTKLKYHNHKTTVNNDQINNILNRQFNNKKPNEVIVSDLTYVQVGAKWHYICLLIDLFNREIIGYSAGPNKTAELVQQAFHKITRPLNQITLFHTDRGNEFKNKIIDEILITFNIKRSLSNKGCPYDNAVAETTYKTFKTEFIKGKKFKNLTQLKYELFDFVHWYNNIRIHGSLNYLSPVTFRKQMSI, from the coding sequence TTAAACAGAAAAGATATCATCTTATCGCGGCGAAAAATCAGATTCTTTATGATCAAAAATAATTTGGTTTCTAAATACACCAAATTAAAATATCATAATCATAAAACAACAGTCAATAATGACCAAATTAATAATATTTTAAATCGTCAATTTAACAACAAAAAACCTAATGAAGTTATTGTTAGTGATTTAACATATGTTCAAGTTGGCGCTAAATGACATTATATTTGTTTATTAATTGACTTGTTTAATCGTGAAATAATTGGTTATAGTGCTGGGCCGAATAAAACGGCCGAACTGGTCCAACAAGCTTTTCATAAAATAACACGACCATTAAATCAAATAACTCTATTTCATACTGATCGTGGTAATGAGTTTAAAAATAAAATCATTGATGAAATTTTAATAACTTTTAATATTAAAAGATCATTAAGCAATAAAGGCTGCCCTTATGATAATGCTGTGGCTGAAACAACTTACAAAACTTTTAAAACTGAATTTATTAAGGGTAAAAAATTTAAAAATTTAACACAATTAAAATACGAACTTTTTGATTTTGTGCATTGATATAACAATATTCGGATTCATGGCAGTTTAAATTATTTATCTCCAGTTACTTTTAGAAAACAAATGTCTATATAA